The DNA region GAGGCCTTCTGGAAACGCAGGTTGAACTGTTCCTTCTTGAGTTGGAGGAGCTGATCGTTCAGCTCGTCCGCACTCTTCGTACGAATGTCTACGGCCTTCATGCCGCGGTCTCCTCGACCCCGCCCAGGCGGGTCACCAGCTTCACCTTGATCGGCAGCTTCGCGGCCGCCAGAGCGAAGGCGGTTTTTGCCACATCGGCGGGTACGCCGTCCAGCTCAAACAGGATGCGACCCGGCTTGACGCGGGCCGCCCAGTACTCCGGCGAACCCTTACCGGAGCCCATGCGGACTTCGGCGGGCTTGGTGGAGACGGGGAGATCCGGGAAAACGCGGATCCAGACGCGACCCTGACGCTTCATCGCGCGGGTGATCGCGCGGCGGGCCGCCTCGATCTGCCGGGCGGTGATGCGCTCCGGCTCCAGGGCCTTGAGGCCGAAGGAGCCGAAGTTCAGATCGGTACCGCCCTTGGCGTTGCCGTGGATGCGGCCCTTGTGGGCCTTGCGGTATTTCGTGCGCTTGGGAGAAAGCATCGCTCGGCCCCTTTACTCGCGTTCGGAGCGCTCGGAGCGCTCGCGACGGTCGCGGCGATCGTGACGATCGCGGCGCGGCTCGCCGTCGGTCGACACCGGCTCGGAACCCATGCGCTTGTCCTGCGCCATCGGGTCGTGAGCCATGACCTCGCCCTTGAACACCCACACCTTGACACCGCAGGTGCCGTAGGTGGTCTTGGCGGTGCCCACACCGTAATCGATGTCGGCACGCAGGGTGTGCAACGGAACGCGGCCCTCGCGGTACCACTCCATGCGGGCGATCTCAGCCCCGCCCAGACGGCCGGAGCAGTTGATCCGGATGCCCTGGGCGCCCAGGCGCATGGCGGACTGCACGGCGCGCTTCATGGCACGGCGGAACGCCACGCGGCGCTCCAGCTGGCTGGCGATGTTCTCGGCGATGAGCCGGGCGTCGATTTCCGGCTTGCGGATCTCGACGATGTTCAGGCTCACCTCGCTGCCGGTCATCTTCGACAGCTCTTGACGCAGCTTCTCGATGTCCGCGCCCTTCTTGCCGATCACCACGCCCGGACGGGCCGAGTGGATGGTGATGCGGGCCTTCTTGGCCGGACGCTCGATGACGACGCGAGACACGCCGGCCTGCTGCAGGCGACCCTGCAGATAGCCGCGCAGCTTCAGGTCCTGGTGCAGCAGGTTGGCGTAGTCGCGCTTGGCGAACCAACGGCTGTCCCAGGTCCGGTTGATGCCGAGGCGCAGCCCAATCGGATTGATTTTCTGACCCATTACTCGGCCCCTTCGGCAACGGCGGCGTCACGCTCGCGAACGATGATCGTCAGGTTGCTGAACAGCTTCTCAACCCGGGCGCCGCGACCGCGGGCACGGGCATGGAAGCGCTTCATCACCAGAGCGCGGCCAACGGTCGCCGACGACACGTAGAGACGGTCGACGTCGAGCTGATGGTTGTTCTCGGCGTTCGCGATCGCGGCCTGCAGAACCTTCTTCACCTCGCCGGCGATGCGGCGCTTGGAGAAGGTCAACTCGGCCACGGCGCGGCTGGCATCCATGTTCCGGATCAGCTGGGCGACGAGGTTGAGCTTCCGCGGGCTGGTGCGGATCATCGGATTGCGGGCCAGAGCCTCGTTCTCCGCGACCCGGCTGGGGTTGGCAGACTTGCCCATGGCTTACTTCCTCTTCGCCTTCTTGTCCGCCGCGTGGCCATAGAAGGTCCGCGTCGGAGCGAACTCGCCGAACTTGTGACCGATCATGTGTTCGGTGACGAGAACCGGCAGGAACTTGTGGCCGTTGTAGACGCCGAACGTCAGACCGACGAACTGCGGCAGGATGGTCGAACGACGCGACCAGATCTTGATGATCTCGTTGCGGCCCGAAGCCCGGCTCTTGTCCGCCTTCTTCAGCAGATAGCCGTCGACGAACGGGCCCTTCCAAACGGAGCGTGCCATCGTTCGACCTCCTTACTTCGAATGACGGCGGCGCAGGATCAGGCCGTCCGTCTTCTTGTTGTGACGCGTCTTCTTGCCCTTGGTCGGCTTGCCCCACGGGGTGACCGGATGACGGCCGCCCGAGGTGCGACCTTCACCACCGCCGTGCGGGTGGTCGATCGGGTTCATGGCGACGCCACGGACCGAAGGACGCTTGCCCAGCCAGCGGTTGCGACCGGCCTTGCCAAGGTTGGTGTTCATCTGGTCGGGGTTCGACACCGCGCCCAGGGTCGCCATGCACTCGCCGCGCACCACGCGAAGCTCGCCTGACGGCAGCTTCAGCTGGGCGTAGCCGCCATCGCGGCCGACGAGCTGGAGGTAGGTGCCCGCGGAGCGCGCGACCTGACCACCCTTGCCCGCCTTCAGCTCGACGTTGTGCACGATCGAGCCGACCGGAATGTTCCGCAGCGGCATGGCGTTGCCGGGCTTCACATCGACCTTCTCGCCCGACACGACGGTGTCGCCGACCTTCAGGCGCTGCGGCGCCAGGATGTAGGACAGCGTCCCGTCCTGGTACTTGATCAGCGCGATGAAAGCGGTGCGGTTCGGATCGTATTCCAGCCGCTCGACGACGGCCGGGATGTCGAACTTGCGACGCTTGAAGTCCACCAGACGGTAGACGCGCTTGTGACCGCCACCCATCCGGCGCGCGGTGATGCGGCCGGTGTTGTTGCGGCCGCCGGACTTGGTCAGGCCCTCGGTGAGGGTCTTGACCGGCTTGCCCTTCCACAGCTCCGAGCGGTCGACGATGACCAACTGGCGGAGCGACGGAGTAATCGGGCGGTATTGCTTCAGAGCCATCGGATCACACTCCCGCTCAGATGCCCGTGGTCACGTCGATCTTGTTACCCTCGGCGAGGGTGACGACGGCCTTCTTGAAGTCCGAGCGACGGCCGATGGTGCCGCGGAACCGCTTGGTCTTGCCCTTGGAAACCAGGGTGTTGACCGCGGTCACCTTGACGTTGAAGAGACCTTCAACGGCGGCCTTGATCTCCGGCTTGGAGGCCGTGAGCGGCACGCGGAACGTGACCTGGTTGTGCTCCGACACCAACGTCGACTTCTCGGTGATGACGGGAGCGAGGATCAGGTCGTACATCCGCTCCTGGCTCACCGCAGGTTTCGACTGCTTGCTCATTTCAGGCGAGCCTCCAGTTGCTCGACCGCGTTGCGGGTCAGGACCAGCGTATCGCGGCGGAGAATGTCGTAGACGTTCGCGCCCTGCTCCGGCAGCACGTCGATCAGCGGGATGTTGCGCGAAGCCTTGGCGAAGTTGTCGTCCAGGTTCGAGCCGTCGATGATCAGTGCCGAAGTCAGGCCGAGGGTGGCGAGACGGGCCACCAGATCCTTGGTCTTGTGGGTCTCGGCGGCCGCGGCCTCCAGGACGATCAGCTTGCCCTCGGCGACCTTGGCCGACAGGGCGGTCTTGAGCGCCAGCTTGCGGACCTTCTTGGTCAGATCATGGGCGTGCGAGCGCACGACCGGACCGAAGATGGTCGCACCGCCGCGGAACTGCGGCGAACGGATGGAGCCCTGGCGAGCGCGACCGGTGCCCTTCTGCGAATAGGGCTTCTTGGTCGTGCCCCTGATCTCGCTGATGCCCTTGGTCTTATGGTTGCCGGAGCGGCGCTTGGCCAGCTGCCAGTTCACCATGCGGGCCAGCAGGTCGGTGCGGGTCGGAAGACCGAACACGGCTTCCGACAGCTCGATCTCGCCGACGGCCTCGTTGTTCAGATTCTTGATCGTGGCCTTCATGGCGCTCACTCCTGCGTCTCGGCCGGGGCTTCCGCCGCCGGAGCAGACTTGATGCCGGCCGGGAAGGGCAGTCCTTCCGGAGCCTTCTTCTTGACCGCATCACGGATGCGCAGCCAGCCGCCCTCGGCGCCCGGGACGGCGCCCTTGAGCAGGATCAGGCCGCGCTCTTCATCGACCGACACGACCTGGAGGTTCAGGACCGTGACCTTCTCGTCACCGAGATGGCCGGCCATCTTCTTGTTCTTGAAGACCTTGCCGGGATCCTGACGGTTGCCCGTCGAACCGTGCGAGCGGTGCGACACCGACACGCCGTGCGTGGCGCGCAGACCACCGAAGTTCCACCGCTTCATCGCACCGGCAAAGCCCTTGCCGATGGAAGTGCCGGTGACGTCGACGAACTGGCCGGCGACGAAGTGGGCAGCCGACAGCTCGGCGCCAACCTCGATCAGGGCATCGGCATCGACGCGGAACTCGACCAGCTTGCGCTTGGGCTCCACGCGCGCCTTGGCGAAATGCCCGCGCTCAGGCTTGTTGACGTTCTTGACCTTGATGGCGCCCGCGCCGAGCTGGACGGCGGTGTAGCCATCCTTGTCCTCGGTACGAACGGCGACGACCTGGCAGCTGTCGACTTTCAGCACAGTGACCGGAACATGCTGGCCGTCGTCCGTGAAGACGCGGGTCATGCCGAGCTTCTGCGCGATCAAACCGGATCGCATTGTTCTTTATCTCCTGACCAGGGACGTCCGCGAATGGAGAGGTCCCTTACCAACCAAAAATCAGAGCTTGATCTCGACGTCCACGCCGGCGGCGAGGTCGAGTTTCATCAGCGCATCCACGGTCTGCGGCGTCGGATCGACGATGTCGAGCAGGCGCTTGTGGGTGCGGATCTCGAACTGCTCGCGCGACTTCTTGTCGATGTGCGGCGAGCGGTTCACGGTGAACTTCTCAATGTGCGTCGGCAGCGGGATCGGGCCCCGCACGCGCGCGCCGGTCCGCTTGGCGGTGTTGACGATCTCGCTGGTCGACTGGTCGAGCACGCGATGATCGAACGCCTTCAG from Azospirillum thiophilum includes:
- the rplP gene encoding 50S ribosomal protein L16 is translated as MLSPKRTKYRKAHKGRIHGNAKGGTDLNFGSFGLKALEPERITARQIEAARRAITRAMKRQGRVWIRVFPDLPVSTKPAEVRMGSGKGSPEYWAARVKPGRILFELDGVPADVAKTAFALAAAKLPIKVKLVTRLGGVEETAA
- the rpsC gene encoding 30S ribosomal protein S3, coding for MGQKINPIGLRLGINRTWDSRWFAKRDYANLLHQDLKLRGYLQGRLQQAGVSRVVIERPAKKARITIHSARPGVVIGKKGADIEKLRQELSKMTGSEVSLNIVEIRKPEIDARLIAENIASQLERRVAFRRAMKRAVQSAMRLGAQGIRINCSGRLGGAEIARMEWYREGRVPLHTLRADIDYGVGTAKTTYGTCGVKVWVFKGEVMAHDPMAQDKRMGSEPVSTDGEPRRDRHDRRDRRERSERSERE
- the rplV gene encoding 50S ribosomal protein L22, translating into MGKSANPSRVAENEALARNPMIRTSPRKLNLVAQLIRNMDASRAVAELTFSKRRIAGEVKKVLQAAIANAENNHQLDVDRLYVSSATVGRALVMKRFHARARGRGARVEKLFSNLTIIVRERDAAVAEGAE
- the rpsS gene encoding 30S ribosomal protein S19; translated protein: MARSVWKGPFVDGYLLKKADKSRASGRNEIIKIWSRRSTILPQFVGLTFGVYNGHKFLPVLVTEHMIGHKFGEFAPTRTFYGHAADKKAKRK
- the rplB gene encoding 50S ribosomal protein L2, coding for MALKQYRPITPSLRQLVIVDRSELWKGKPVKTLTEGLTKSGGRNNTGRITARRMGGGHKRVYRLVDFKRRKFDIPAVVERLEYDPNRTAFIALIKYQDGTLSYILAPQRLKVGDTVVSGEKVDVKPGNAMPLRNIPVGSIVHNVELKAGKGGQVARSAGTYLQLVGRDGGYAQLKLPSGELRVVRGECMATLGAVSNPDQMNTNLGKAGRNRWLGKRPSVRGVAMNPIDHPHGGGEGRTSGGRHPVTPWGKPTKGKKTRHNKKTDGLILRRRHSK
- a CDS encoding 50S ribosomal protein L23; amino-acid sequence: MSKQSKPAVSQERMYDLILAPVITEKSTLVSEHNQVTFRVPLTASKPEIKAAVEGLFNVKVTAVNTLVSKGKTKRFRGTIGRRSDFKKAVVTLAEGNKIDVTTGI
- the rplD gene encoding 50S ribosomal protein L4; translation: MKATIKNLNNEAVGEIELSEAVFGLPTRTDLLARMVNWQLAKRRSGNHKTKGISEIRGTTKKPYSQKGTGRARQGSIRSPQFRGGATIFGPVVRSHAHDLTKKVRKLALKTALSAKVAEGKLIVLEAAAAETHKTKDLVARLATLGLTSALIIDGSNLDDNFAKASRNIPLIDVLPEQGANVYDILRRDTLVLTRNAVEQLEARLK
- the rplC gene encoding 50S ribosomal protein L3, coding for MRSGLIAQKLGMTRVFTDDGQHVPVTVLKVDSCQVVAVRTEDKDGYTAVQLGAGAIKVKNVNKPERGHFAKARVEPKRKLVEFRVDADALIEVGAELSAAHFVAGQFVDVTGTSIGKGFAGAMKRWNFGGLRATHGVSVSHRSHGSTGNRQDPGKVFKNKKMAGHLGDEKVTVLNLQVVSVDEERGLILLKGAVPGAEGGWLRIRDAVKKKAPEGLPFPAGIKSAPAAEAPAETQE
- the rpsJ gene encoding 30S ribosomal protein S10, which codes for MDSQNIRIRLKAFDHRVLDQSTSEIVNTAKRTGARVRGPIPLPTHIEKFTVNRSPHIDKKSREQFEIRTHKRLLDIVDPTPQTVDALMKLDLAAGVDVEIKL